One window of the Salvia splendens isolate huo1 chromosome 1, SspV2, whole genome shotgun sequence genome contains the following:
- the LOC121798804 gene encoding glucomannan 4-beta-mannosyltransferase 9-like isoform X1, whose protein sequence is MEGSRKMEWVWEVMISGAEEQLTLVLGKMKASTIIVPLLDISMAICLIMSVMLFVERVYMAVVITIVKISGRKPDTRYQCQPIEQDLEQGNLAYPMVLVQVPMFNEREVYQLSIGAACRLSWPSDRFIVQVLDDSTDLAIKSMVEAECERWASQGINIKYEIRDNRNGYKAGALKEGLKRSYVKECDHVAIFDADFQPEPDFLQRTIPFLIHNPQIGLVQARWKFVNANECLMTRMQEMSLNYHFTVEQEVGSSTYAFFGFNGTAGVWRMAAIEEAGGWNDRTTVEDMDLAIRASLKGWKFVYVGALQVKNELPSTFKAYRYQQHRWSCGPANLFRKMLLEIIRNKKVTLWTKVHVIYSFFLVRKIIAHIVTFVFYCVVLPAAVLVPDYEIPKWGAVYIPTIITVLNAISTPRNKYFLYRSIHLVVFWIVFENVMALHRTKGTFIGLLEVGRVNEWIVTEKLGDALKIKSIGNAAKVVKPAATNQRRFKFIDRFHFLELGFGFYLLLCGCYDLIYGKYHFFIYLLLQSIAFFVMGFGYVGTFVPSSST, encoded by the exons ATGGAGGGAAGCCGGAAAATGGAGTGGGTTTGGGAGGTGATGATTTCTGGAGCGGAAGAGCAATTGACGCTAGTGTTGGGGAAGATGAAGGCGTCGACGATAATCGTCCCGTTGCTGGACATCTCCATGGCTATCTGCTTGATAATGTCGGTTATGCTGTTCGTGGAGCGGGTGTACATGGCTGTCGTCATCACCATCGTCAAGATCTCAGGCCGAAAACCAGATACCAGATACCAATGCCAGCCGATCGAGCAAGATTTGGAGCAGGGGAACCTCGCCTACCCAATGGTTCTCGTCCAAGTCCCTATGTTCAACGAAAGAGAAGTCTACCAGCTCTCCATCGGAGCTGCATGCCGCCTTTCTTGGCCTTCCGACCGCTTCATCGTTCAAGTCCTCGACGACTCAACCGACCTCGCCATCAAG AGTATGGTGGAAGCGGAGTGCGAGAGATGGGCGAGCCAAGGGATTAATATAAAATACGAGATTCGAGACAACAGAAACGGATACAAAGCCGGGGCTCTTAAAGAAGGGCTCAAGCGCTCCTACGTCAAGGAATGCGACCATGTCGCTATATTCGACGCGGATTTCCAACCCGAGCCTGATTTCCTGCAGCGCACCATCCCCTTCCTCATCCACAACCCGCAGATCGGCCTCGTGCAGGCCCGTTGGAAGTTTG TGAATGCGAACGAATGCTTGATGACGAGAATGCAAGAAATGTCGCTGAATTATCACTTCACAGTGGAGCAAGAAGTTGGGTCATCCACATATGCTTTTTTTGGATTCAATG GAACTGCTGGAGTGTGGAGGATGGCAGCAATTGAGGAGGCAGGAGGTTGGAATGACCGTACAACAGTTGAGGATATGGATTTGGCCATTCGTGCTAGTCTTAAAGGCTGGAAATTCGTATATGTCGGCGCTCTACAG GTGAAAAATGAGTTGCCTAGCACGTTCAAGGCATACAGATACCAACAACATCGTTGGTCGTGTGGGCCCGCCAATCTGTTTCGGAAGATGTTGTTGGAGATTATACGGAACAAG AAAGTTACACTGTGGACCAAAGTTCATGTTATATACAGTTTCTTCTTGGTGAGGAAGATTATAGCTCATATAGTGACGTTCGTGTTTTATTGTGTTGTACTTCCTGCTGCGGTGTTGGTACCCGACTACGAAATCCCAAAATGGGGTGCAGTCTACATTCCCACGATCATCACCGTCCTCAACGCAATCAGCACCCCCAG aaataaatattttttgtacAGGTCAATTCATTTAGTTGTTTTCTGGATCGTCTTTGAAAATGTGATGGCATTGCATCGTACAAAAGGCACATTCATCGGGTTGTTAGAAGTGGGCAGAGTAAACGAGTGGATTGTCACTGAGAAACTTGGCGACGCTCTCAAGATCAAATCTATTGGGAATGCTGCGAAGGTCGTCAAACCTGCCGCTACCAATCAACGACGCTTCAAATTTATCGACAG ATTTCATTTTTTAGAGCTTGGATTCGGTTTCTACCTCTTATTGTGTGGATGCTACGACCTCATTTATGGAAAATACCACTTCTTCATCTACCTCCTCCTCCAATCAATCGCCTTCTTCGTCATGGGATTCGGTTATGTCGGCACTTTTGTCCCCTCCTCTTCAACTTAA
- the LOC121798804 gene encoding glucomannan 4-beta-mannosyltransferase 9-like isoform X2 — protein MEGSRKMEWVWEVMISGAEEQLTLVLGKMKASTIIVPLLDISMAICLIMSVMLFVERVYMAVVITIVKISGRKPDTRYQCQPIEQDLEQGNLAYPMVLVQVPMFNEREVYQLSIGAACRLSWPSDRFIVQVLDDSTDLAIKSMVEAECERWASQGINIKYEIRDNRNGYKAGALKEGLKRSYVKECDHVAIFDADFQPEPDFLQRTIPFLIHNPQIGLVQARWKFVNANECLMTRMQEMSLNYHFTVEQEVGSSTYAFFGFNGTAGVWRMAAIEEAGGWNDRTTVEDMDLAIRASLKGWKFVYVGALQVKNELPSTFKAYRYQQHRWSCGPANLFRKMLLEIIRNKKVTLWTKVHVIYSFFLVRKIIAHIVTFVFYCVVLPAAVLVPDYEIPKWGAVYIPTIITVLNAISTPRSIHLVVFWIVFENVMALHRTKGTFIGLLEVGRVNEWIVTEKLGDALKIKSIGNAAKVVKPAATNQRRFKFIDRFHFLELGFGFYLLLCGCYDLIYGKYHFFIYLLLQSIAFFVMGFGYVGTFVPSSST, from the exons ATGGAGGGAAGCCGGAAAATGGAGTGGGTTTGGGAGGTGATGATTTCTGGAGCGGAAGAGCAATTGACGCTAGTGTTGGGGAAGATGAAGGCGTCGACGATAATCGTCCCGTTGCTGGACATCTCCATGGCTATCTGCTTGATAATGTCGGTTATGCTGTTCGTGGAGCGGGTGTACATGGCTGTCGTCATCACCATCGTCAAGATCTCAGGCCGAAAACCAGATACCAGATACCAATGCCAGCCGATCGAGCAAGATTTGGAGCAGGGGAACCTCGCCTACCCAATGGTTCTCGTCCAAGTCCCTATGTTCAACGAAAGAGAAGTCTACCAGCTCTCCATCGGAGCTGCATGCCGCCTTTCTTGGCCTTCCGACCGCTTCATCGTTCAAGTCCTCGACGACTCAACCGACCTCGCCATCAAG AGTATGGTGGAAGCGGAGTGCGAGAGATGGGCGAGCCAAGGGATTAATATAAAATACGAGATTCGAGACAACAGAAACGGATACAAAGCCGGGGCTCTTAAAGAAGGGCTCAAGCGCTCCTACGTCAAGGAATGCGACCATGTCGCTATATTCGACGCGGATTTCCAACCCGAGCCTGATTTCCTGCAGCGCACCATCCCCTTCCTCATCCACAACCCGCAGATCGGCCTCGTGCAGGCCCGTTGGAAGTTTG TGAATGCGAACGAATGCTTGATGACGAGAATGCAAGAAATGTCGCTGAATTATCACTTCACAGTGGAGCAAGAAGTTGGGTCATCCACATATGCTTTTTTTGGATTCAATG GAACTGCTGGAGTGTGGAGGATGGCAGCAATTGAGGAGGCAGGAGGTTGGAATGACCGTACAACAGTTGAGGATATGGATTTGGCCATTCGTGCTAGTCTTAAAGGCTGGAAATTCGTATATGTCGGCGCTCTACAG GTGAAAAATGAGTTGCCTAGCACGTTCAAGGCATACAGATACCAACAACATCGTTGGTCGTGTGGGCCCGCCAATCTGTTTCGGAAGATGTTGTTGGAGATTATACGGAACAAG AAAGTTACACTGTGGACCAAAGTTCATGTTATATACAGTTTCTTCTTGGTGAGGAAGATTATAGCTCATATAGTGACGTTCGTGTTTTATTGTGTTGTACTTCCTGCTGCGGTGTTGGTACCCGACTACGAAATCCCAAAATGGGGTGCAGTCTACATTCCCACGATCATCACCGTCCTCAACGCAATCAGCACCCCCAG GTCAATTCATTTAGTTGTTTTCTGGATCGTCTTTGAAAATGTGATGGCATTGCATCGTACAAAAGGCACATTCATCGGGTTGTTAGAAGTGGGCAGAGTAAACGAGTGGATTGTCACTGAGAAACTTGGCGACGCTCTCAAGATCAAATCTATTGGGAATGCTGCGAAGGTCGTCAAACCTGCCGCTACCAATCAACGACGCTTCAAATTTATCGACAG ATTTCATTTTTTAGAGCTTGGATTCGGTTTCTACCTCTTATTGTGTGGATGCTACGACCTCATTTATGGAAAATACCACTTCTTCATCTACCTCCTCCTCCAATCAATCGCCTTCTTCGTCATGGGATTCGGTTATGTCGGCACTTTTGTCCCCTCCTCTTCAACTTAA